In Thunnus thynnus chromosome 4, fThuThy2.1, whole genome shotgun sequence, the DNA window TTCTTACcattacctttttaaaaatgttctgtacatttatttattttgtgcttgATCAAAACGAGAGGGGCTTAAACTCTAACTTTTGATTGTGTTTAGTTAGACGAGAGATAAAAAACTACAGTTCAAATAGTGTAGTACACAGTATTCGTACAGAAGAAGACCAACTGACAGTTGTGTTAAGtaaatttgttgacaaaattAGGTTTACTTGGTGTGTTGgagttcttttttttcaatttggtTTTCTCTGAAACACAAAGCATCTCGTATCTCTGGATTTGATCTCttgttcttttgtgtgtgaAGTGCACTATACTGGTTTAACCAGTTCAACTGGCCCAGAGTTTCCTTGAGCTCTTTACTTCACtgcatgtgtttgcatatgtgtttgaaattttttcatttcttgGTGATACTTCCTTCTTCAGACGATGGTCGCATAACAGTAGTACGGGCTGGCCACGATGTCTGTGTCAGAGAAGGGGTGTAACTTGACCCCTCCCATCACATAGGAACCTTTATCATGTCTAAACCCCTCTTCAGCTGTGTCACTGGCAATCCCTCCCAGTAATTTGTATATCCTTGCcagtttacattttatcaaatactAAGTTTTTGAGGAATCATTGCATCATCATTGGGTGTAATTTGCTCTTTTATTCTTATGAAATCGGCTATGTAGTAAGCTTTGTTGGTGATGACATTTAACCAAAATTTACTTTAGTATAGAGGTTTAAGCCTGTAGGGCTCAGGCTATCCAGcctttaaatgtacagtatatgtgcttGTACCTTGatgattattattcatttcaaatAGTACATCTCACGGTACTTACACCGCTAGTGAAACTTTTGTGAACCCCCAGGGTTTAGTATGTTTATTTGACAAGCAATGTTGAGTAAAGACATTATCTCAGACTTCAGTATTTTCTCTTCCATCACTACAGGAGAGCAGGCATTGCAGACAGGCGGGGAAAGTTTGGATGATAGCACAGCCATTTACGATGAGGATATAAGCCCTCCCACCCAAGGACGACGTAACCGGAGAGAAGCCTGTACCTGCCCCTTCTGCAAGGATGGAGAAGGACGGTATGTCACTGAACCAGCTGTATGCCTATATTGTGCTTATTTAGAGGGTGATTTTTATCACAGCTTCTTACAATTTTTTCTGTGTAACATATCTGTATTATTTACTGatattactgtaattttactgttatttgattAGAGTAAGATAAGATAATGGTACATAGTCTTCTCCTAGAGAACCTTCCATCACATGGGAAAAAAGTCAATAATTCTTTAACCCTGAGTTATGTTTTGTACATCAAACAGTGACCCAACTAAAAAGAAACAGCACATTTGTCATATCTCCGGATGTGGGAAGATCTACGGCAAGACATCCCACCTGAGGGCCCATCTCCGCTGGCACACAGGAGAACGGCCCTTCGTCTGCGGTTGGTCTTTTTGTGGCAAACGATTCACCCGTTCAGATGAGCTTCAGCGCCATAAGAGGACACACACAGGTGACGTTTAGGATTTGACTCATGACATTTAGTCAAAAGCAACTACAAAACATTATGACACAATCAACTCCTGAGACATATTTCTGAAGTGGTCTCTGATTTGGAGAGTAAAGGACAAGACTGTACACACATCAACATCTGCTTGTCTTACCAAGAGTCTAGTAAACTCGTTTTTTTTCTACAGCATTAACTGACTTTAATTTCTATCCCTTTTTTTAGGTGAGAAGAGGTTTGTTTGCACAGAGTGTCCAAAACGCTTCATGCGCAGCGACCACCTCTCCAAGCACATCAAAACCCACCTGAACAAGAAAACAACGGCCGTCGCCACTGGCAGCACCACAGTTTCGACTGATGCTGCTTCCCCTGCAGCAGGAACAGAAGCCGGCACCGGAGCAGTGTCGGCCAGTGACCAGCACACCATTGTCACCATGGAAACCTTATCTGCAGAGAGCATAGCTCGATTAGCCAGCAGTGGGATCAACATGATGCAGGTGGGACTTCAACAGATGAATGGCAACAGCTACTAAGAACAGAGCAGGAGCAGGAAGATGGCCTTGGTGGACGTTGTATTCGGACGTTTGGGGTTAAAAAGGGCACGTCTGACTGCAGACACAGAACCTCTTGAAGGCTTCAGGCAGGAGAAGTGGtcacaatgcaacacaacaGACACTATTGAGAACTGAGGCAGGAGTGCTGATTTCCATCTTTCCAGGTGTCTTTAGATTCCTGTGGCATTTAAAGATCAGAGGTGGTTGAGTTGGATTAAAATGTTAGACTATAGAAATCATCATGAAATCTTATTTCTCTCAAGTGGAAATGGCAATACACTAACATTTGTCCCACACAAAGACCCAATCTTACTTGATAGTGGGATTGCAATAAAACACCCAGACCCCCCTCACCTGATATCGAATTGTTAGTTAGTAATATTCTCTCTACAACCTTCTTTAGTAAAGAGATGACACTACTAAGTCACACTCTCACCCTTGTTTTCAAGGCTGTGAGCTTCGCTACTTCTGCCCCTCTTCACCTCAGGTGGTTCTTGCCCTCTCAACCTGGGCTGTTATATCATGCGTGCCCCCTCAGGTTAACTGGCCCTCATCCTCCCATAATGCTAAACTCCCCCCTAAAACTAAAATGGAAAACTATCATCATAATATCTGGCAGCAAACATTTGGCTCTCAAAGTTCTGTTTGCAGTTTTGGGAGAACTCGAGTGTTTTCACCAACTAACAATCCCACTATCATAGGAATAATATGTAAAGCGTTTCAGGAGTTTAGAAGAGGGCTGGACTATATTAGGTCACGACCTGGTTGGAGCCAGAAGCACTAATCAGTGTGAGGATGTAGGTGTATAAGAGCACTGAAATCCTGAGAATAACTGTTTAACCTCTTGTGTAGGTACACACATCCAAGCCATCATGCTTTGATATGTTTATCATAGcaaaaaatatttagatttttttatgtatatatatatatttggtaATGTAAAGGCTACAGAAATTCTTAGCATAGGCGGGATCATCTTACATGATTGCAAGAGATTGCCTTTCAGTTGTATGAACCTCTCATGCACAATCAATCTTAATCTTATGTTaacttttatatatatgtagatCAAATGTGCAAGCCTTTCTGTCATAGAATAATGTATTCTATACAGTCCTGATCTTCCCAGTACTTTTCTTTCTGTGGTATACTTATTATCTGAGACTTTGCCTTGCAGTCACATCAGTTTATTTTGTGGAAAATTATTGTTTAGTCATATCTGGTCAGAGTGAAGTATCTTGTAATAATGTCCAGACAGCATAAATATGTAAGCTCAAACCAAAGGTTCATACTCAAGTTTATAAGCAAAACTAGGAAACTGTCTTTGGTCCATGAACTTTCTAATACTTTTTACACTTGTAATGCATATGTGTAAGTTCTAACTGGAAAATATCCAGCTTAAAGGCAAACCTCGGTGCACATCCCTTTGTTGTCCAAATAAATAAGTTGCAAAATATATTAAGGGTCAAGGTTTCTCTGAGATGATATACTTCTCATTGTTAaaattgttttctttgcttCAGATCTGCTTAGTTTGAGAAACAATTGTAAATTTTATGtcaaaaatttgtttaaaactCTCCTTTGAATCTCTACAGACTAAGTTCATTGGACAACAAGTGCTCTTATTTCTTCTGCCCCGTTTTAAATAAGGGATTTTATATTGTGTGtatactactactgcaaatgCCAACAGCTGGATTAAAATTATGAATATActtttgtctcatttctttGCAAATTTATGTCCCAATCTAACAAATGACAATAAGTTGGTCGGAAACtgctttatttgtttaaaatcacAGCATGTGTAAGTGTCACTCAGACTAAAACAGCAAGACTCAAAACTTTCAACACAAAACTACAATACAATTGGAACAATTGCTCCCTCTGGTGTCTTGGAATCACATCTCTCCATCGTCATCCTcactcttcagttttttttggaGGCTGTAAGGAGAGAAATGTGTCAGTTCCAGAGCTTTACTTTACAGGTCccttaattttattttacactaatttcctgataatttgcaggtatttaacagttacTTTTTAGGACACTTTACTGAGATGGTGGTGCAATCTGGTACTTGTTAAGTTGGTAAGTATCCTCTCATTATATTGAGGTTCATATGTAGTatttaataaattagactcttgaaagaaaaacttaattattgtaaaaaaaaaaaaaaaaaaaaaaaaatttaaaaagtatgtTGCTATTACAGTAGCAACTTGGAAACACCtgaatttttcaaataaaatcttCTGATGTAGTACCCCACCTGCTGAGGTAAGAGTGGACGTCCGAGAAACCGTGGTACTGAGCCAGGGGGAACAGGATACCAGTTGGGCAGCGGCCATCACGCTGGCGGCAGAAGCTGCAGTTGCAAATGCCTCGACAGGGAGGGCACCGCCACTCCTGAGGAGATACATGATTAAACACTAAACTGActggagaaagacagaagtgTAAGTACATAAGGAAAAGGATTTAAAAGGCAAACAGGATTTAACTTTACAAGTGCAactacttttatatttttgccTGCAGTGTTGCTTACTTTAAGGTGCAAATGATTaacaacacagagaaacaaatcCTGTTCTGTCTTTAGAAAAGTACTGATGTTATCATTATTAGTCACCTTTTGTCTTGACACTTTATGATGAGTTGCTCGGACCATGACTGTTAAGCTAGCCGAACTCTCTGTTTCACATATGTGTCTCCACTGGCAAAACTATTCATTACAAAGGTGAAAAAGCCCAGTTGTTACACAAGACTGAAATTTAAGATGGAGAGTAAGAAGtgaaatgactttttaaatttttttttctgcacaagTCCCTTGTTTCCCCAAATCTCTATAATGGAGCTGGTGAGTGCAAAGTTAGCATGGTGCATAGAGCCcaaatggccacatttatgggaaatacgtaaggttgaaataaaccgtaattatcctttaaatacagcctcacagagctgctatcaTATCAACTCTGCCACATTTAAATTGACCCCCCTGCAAACCTAAACACTCCatgacagaaaatactgaaatgatGTGTGCAAAATTCATCTTATGTGCATCTGTGCAGCTATAGCCTGTGTGCTGGTGTCTGACCGGATCAAGCAGCGCCTTCCTGACATCCTCTCCGTATCTGTTCCTCAGGCATGGCCCACAGAACTGACCCTGAATCCCACGACAGTCCTCACTGCGGCAGCACGTCTTAGTGTCGACAGTTTTCTGTCGGCACTGGTGACATGTAGAgccctgaaaacaaaaaaagaaacatcaacaGATGTTATACAGAGGTTGAGTACATTTGTTAGACTTCAGTATAGGAGAGACTGCCACCTGGTGGTGACTTGATGACCACAACGGTTTCTCAGTATTCTGAACTAGATCTTGTCACAGTGATTTTGTTAGTGGTCTCTGTGCAAACTGATTTGGTTCCAAAATAACATGATATTGAAATGAAGTCTATCATTCCCAGAACTAACTATGACTCTGTCGTAGACTTTATCAGTCATGTTGTCTGCAATCAGCTGAATCTCATCCTCTGTGATGTCTTCGACAGGTCGGACAATATGAGGTTTGGACTGATGAGGTCGTGGGGCTCCACGGCGCTGCGGGGCCCGGCGTACCTagaacacaaaacaacaatgaTCTTTTTCACTTTAACAGTCTGACTTAAGACACTGATaagatttaataaaatatgttcAGTTAACTTACACATATACAAAGCCTGATACATTCATCTTGACAGTATACGGAACATATTACAAATGGTTGAgtaaaacagaagataaaacaTTCATATGATTAACAAAGACCCGGTTTTAGTTCTTCAATCATACAGCTTGTTATGTAGttctttgaaaaacatttttgcacaatgtGTTGCACTACACAATAATGCCATTATgaaattatttgattttctgGCCTGAGAtctactttaaaaataaaaaacattaatttacatgcaaaacaaactgtcaagatctgacaaaaaattaaaataattatattgCACTTAAGTTAACACCTTTTAGGAGAGTAGGGGCTCCCAATtctgttcaacatttttttttttagaataggAAGTAGTCCAAAGTTTTAAAGACAGTTATTGATAAATGGAAGAACTGAacctccagcagctcctcctctaAACTGAGCTCCAGTTTCTCCTCCTGCAGGGCTGAAGGATTGTCACTTCCCCCCATAGAGCGGGTCTGTCTGCGGGACGCTCGCTCTGGGTTCTTCCTGGACTCCCCTCCAGCTGCACCAGAGCGTGGTGGATGCTGCAGATGAGGTTGGATAAAATCATCTCAGTACATTTGTCTATTAATCAGAGCTGGAACTCAAATTTGAAGTAGTCATAATTGGGGTGATCTGACAGAGAAGAAAGATTAACATAAATATTATGATTCACCTCTTGTTTACTTTTGACTTAAGCAAATGGGGAATTTTAATTTCCATCCAGTTAAATATTAACAACTGACTTTGGGACAAAACTGCTGGTGATTTGTGAAAGATTTTTCATCATCCTCTACTCACAGTACttctctcttttggctgtttACCACCTTGTTTCTTCAGAAAACCTGCAGCTCCTGGCATCTTCTGCAGGTCTGCCATCAGCTGAGCCAActgttataaaataaaataaaaaggattaGAATCAATGGAATAtctctttaggttttggactgttgatcagaccgaACAAGCTATTTGAAGCCCCCCCCCAAATGATCTTGTGACTCCTTAAAGGATCCAACACCCCAAGTCTGAGAGCCACTGCTTTAGGCCAAAAACCCTCattctgatttgttttgtccCATTTGAGAAGACCTGTCCATTCCTACTGTAAACAAAAGGGAGAAGTTAGTAGAATAATAGATCTCTCTGTTTGGAAAATTTatcaaatgaacagtgaaattaAACATTCTTATTTCACAAGGGACCCTGTGGTTTCCCAATAAACCTTTGGGATAACTGGACATTATGAACCACAGCTATATACACCATGTTGGTGACATCAATCTGCCGGCCTCCAAATACTataccatatactgtatgtagttcTGTGTTTCTTGGTTACCATTGCTTTATTGGCTTTGATGTTCTGTTCTCTCTTGGCCAGAAAAGAGTCCGACACATCTTCTGCTGAATCTGATCCACGCTCCTCAGAAGGAGATGGCCGAGCCACCGCTGACTCTTCATCTTCAAACTTAACACGTCTCCTCTTCTTTGCCTGACTGGTCTTTCCTGCCCTCTTCACCTCTCTCTTCTCGGTACTCTTTTCTTCACCCTCTGCATCCTCATCATCAGTGGACGGCTGGGCAGAGAAAGTGGAGCGGAGAGCCACCCTGAGTCTGAAGGGATGGGCAGCAGCAGATGGTTTAGATGTGGCTTTCTGTTTCttgggagaaagagaaagctgGGCTCCATCTTCATCTTCCAAATTTGAATTCTGATGGACATGAGGAGATTAAGAAATTGGATTATTTCTCGTTTGGCTGGTGACACAACTTTCACAAAGTTTTCACAGTCTAAGTAATCTGTTGAGCTCTCTAAGAACATAAACTGCCAGCTGCATTGAAGTGAAAAAGAATGACCGATGAAATCACTACAGGGTaatgccataaattctacttttacaaagcttgaacattttcagtttctgttgacactgtcagaaaggtgagaactctactttatgtttattatgtaggtcatggtggtggtgtactggattgcattatattgaagagtgttcctaatattttgtccactctattaacatacatgagaggggcaaaatattaggaacactttgtataatataataatataaaagtaGAATTCATGGCAGAACTGTtttattggattgcattagattgcacaggtgttcctaataaactGCTCAGTGACTGTATTCATATCTCTGTGAGGCGataaaccaacaacaacaacaacaacagaaaatgtctATTACAATTTAATATGATGTACATTTCCTTCGTATTGAAGCCAAAAAAAAGCACCTTGTGATCGCTGATTTCACCGTCAGAAAAACCGTAAAATGTTCGATCGTTTTCAGAGTCCTCCGCGAAAACATCAGCCAGCTCTTTTGTGGGGAAGCGCATTCCTAAAATCCCCGTCtggtaaaataaatatgcacaaaatTACCGTAAAACTTTTGAATTCATGTGTAATACATGTTCGGGCTGACCAATAAGTCATTTAAGTTGGTTTACCATTGTTTTCTTGATGACCGTCGACGGCAAGGACTAGCTTCCCCAGTTCAGTTCGGCCCGCCCGCCCGCGCTCAAATACGTTAAACTGATAGAAAATTAGGTGTGCGTGTTTTGTAGCTTAGGGCAGCGAGAATGCACAGTATTAGCCAAGGTCAATGTCGCTTTTTAAACTCCGCCCTCGTGGGGGGAACTGAACACCTAAACGCGcgaaagacagacaaaataaacaaaagtgtACTACCTTATTGTTGACCATCTTCGAGACACATGCGCTATAAAGAAGActgtcaaattttaaaaataacatattccaaaacacattatttgagTCACAGTGAAAAAATGAGTTTATGTTTGTTCCATTGTGTAAGAAAACAGAATATCAGTGTTTACGGAAGTCCATTTTCTgccacaaaaagtaaaaaaaaaaaaccctgaaaagtTAGGGTAAATCCTCGGTCAAAATTATATAAGCTAGCTAACCGTCAAAGTGTAGACATTAGAAACACTTGAATGTTGACTCTCTGAGTTAAAGCCGTATCGGACGTTAAAATTTTGACATTGTGAGACAAATATATGAGATAGTACATATGACATAGTACAGATAATACGTGAGTGTTGCTTTGAGCTTAATGCAAACGTTGAcatgctgacatgctgatgttaaacaGGTAATATTTTGCcttgttcaccatcttagtttagcgtatAGGCAAGCTAACATTTGCTgttagcactaaatacaaacTACAGccgaggctgatgggaaatgtCATGAGTTTTGCAAGTTTATAGTCATAAGttgtggaagaagtactcagatcctttactttagtaaagtaaaaatactccattacaagtaagaGTCCTGCATGGAAAATCttacataagtaaaagtacagaagtataagcagcaaaatgtacctcaagaataaaagtaaaagtattcgTTTTGCAGAAAATTTTGCTTTGactgataaacacatttatcagtCAATTCATAAGcagcatgttattgttgtagctgctagaggtggagctagtttgaactgctTTGTAAGGGtcataaaataaatctgaagggtCGTGGGATGCTACATGAATTTGgattctttcttcttcttttttttcttttctttagtCTTTAGTTCGttcttgtgaaatattaaaagaatTTAACTTCTTTGGGACTCAAACAGTTTCATTTGAAACCACATTAGGGAAAATGTTCCTTTGGGGGTACTGCTGGCAACTctgacatctgaaacatgacaaagagaaacaaatacacactgattttttgtAAGAGGCCACAAAgcaaaaagtttgggaaccactgctttaatctttaa includes these proteins:
- the LOC137181288 gene encoding cell division cycle-associated protein 7-like, producing the protein MTGILGMRFPTKELADVFAEDSENDRTFYGFSDGEISDHKNSNLEDEDGAQLSLSPKKQKATSKPSAAAHPFRLRVALRSTFSAQPSTDDEDAEGEEKSTEKREVKRAGKTSQAKKRRRVKFEDEESAVARPSPSEERGSDSAEDVSDSFLAKREQNIKANKAMLAQLMADLQKMPGAAGFLKKQGGKQPKERSTHPPRSGAAGGESRKNPERASRRQTRSMGGSDNPSALQEEKLELSLEEELLEVRRAPQRRGAPRPHQSKPHIVRPVEDITEDEIQLIADNMTDKVYDRVIGSTCHQCRQKTVDTKTCCRSEDCRGIQGQFCGPCLRNRYGEDVRKALLDPEWRCPPCRGICNCSFCRQRDGRCPTGILFPLAQYHGFSDVHSYLSSLQKKLKSEDDDGEM